The genomic window AATTGGCGGGTTGTGCTGAGTTTCCATCGCAGTTTATCTCCGAGTTATTAATTAGCGCTACGCAAATATATGCCTTTAGAATATTGAAGCTTAAATCTACTCACATCTCCAAATTATTGCTGACAAAGTGAAAACAACTATTAGACCTTATATGAATCAATTGACGCCTAAAAATTGGATATTCATTAAACAGCGGCTGACTCCTTATTTATTTTTACTACCCGCCTTACTTCTTCTGGGGTTAACAGTCTTTTTACCTGCACTGCAAGCGTTTTACCTCAGCTTTACTAGGTATGAAGATATTGCCCAACCGCCACAATGGATAGGTTTCGCCAACTTCTTTAAGCTTTGGAAGGATGCAGTTTTTTGGAAAACCTTAGAAAACACTTTTTTATATCTTGTGGGTGTAGTCCCAATTTTAGTAATTGCTCCCTTAGTGCTGGCAATTTTGGTAAATCAGAAACTGCGGGGGATGAATTGGTTTAGAGCAGCCTACTACACCCCAGTGGTAATTTCAATGGTGGTTGCGGGAATAGCTTGGAAATGGCTGTATGCAGAAAACGGATTACTGAATCAGTTACTGAAAGCTTTGGGCCTTTTCCCAGAAGGTATTCCTTGGCTAACTAGCCCAGCAAAAATTTTTGGCATTGTACCAATTTCTCTTGCCAGCGTCATGGCTGTCACTGTGTGGAAGGGACTAGGTTACTACATGGTGATTTATTTAGCGGGGTTGCAATCGATTCCTGGAGATGTGTATGAAGCCGCTGCGATCGATGGCTCTGATGGTATTAGCAAACATTGGGATATTACCATACCTTTGATGAAGCCGTATCTAGCACTAGTGGCAGTGATTTCGGCTATTTCTGCGACCAAAGTGTTTGAAGAAGTATATATTATGACCCAAGGGGGCCCACTCAGTAGCTCGAAAACGATTGTTTATTATCTATATGAGCAAGCCTTCAACAATTTAGAAATGAGCTACGCTTGCACAATTGGGCTAGTGTTATTTTTGATAATTTTGGGGTTATCAATTTTACGATTAGTTATTAATCAGCAGGGGGACGATAATATCACAATCTGATATGACTTAATTTAAATATCGTAATCCTAAATCATTCGTAAAAAGTTAGATCCCCGACTTCTTAAAGAAGTCGGGGATCTGGATACCGCGAATATCGCACTTTCAGCACCCTCAATTATTTTTTGTTTAAAACCGTGTTTGATACTCCACTACTGCACGACTATCATCAGTTAAATTAGTGGAAGCACGCACACGAAATTCATTGTTTATCCGGTAATTAACACCCCATTGGAAGGGGTCACTTGTCGTTAAAATTTTGATACTGGAAACGGATATTTTGGAAGAAATATCAACCCCAGCTTCTCCTGCCAATTCCAACGTTGAACTGCTCCTTCCCGCTTCCGGATTATCAGAAATAATCGTAGGAAATATCCGCAGTTCACTTAAGCCAAAGGTACTCCCAATCTGGTTAAAAGCTGACTGAAAATTGTTGAACACAGCCGAGCCTGCGATGTTAATCAAACCCAAAGTACTGTCACCACGTCCTTGGGTGTCTACAAATCCACCTCCTAAAAGAGCAACAATTTCAGTTTGACTACGTGACGGACTGCTTGTTAGTTCTAGATTTTCATTTAGTTTGCTGGCGAGACCGTTGATAGTGGCTTCGACTCGAACACTCTCTAAGGCTGATAAACCTGTGGTATTTATCCGACTGAAATCATTACTTTGAATTACATCTAGTACCTTAGCAAATAGCCGAATATCTAAGTTGGGGTCGCGGGGGTGAGAGGGACTAAAAGTTGCGGTGTGTGTATAGCCACGAGCAAGGTTAAATTGGGTAGTAAATAAATTAACCCCACCTTGTTCTAACCGGATAGTGCCATCGGGTACAGGCTGATTGATTGAGCCGTTAACTATGAGATTACCAGTTGCACGGAAGCTGAGAATAGGGGGACGAGTAATTTGGACGTTTTTGCCTAGTTCCAAATCTAGATTATTAAATCTGGCGATGCCTGACGGCAAGGTTTGAGCCAACGTATTTCCAATTTCAGGTATACTCTGCTTATTGGCTTTTGTAGGTGATACACCGAGACTACTATTTGCAGATGAAGTGGCGTCGGTAGATTCTGCCAGCAATACCTGACCATCAAATAAATTTACTTTACCGCCAATTATGGGGTTAAGGGCAGAACCAGTAATCTGCAAATTGCCACTAGCGCCTCCCTGATAAAGTCCCTTGAGCTTCAACTCTAGCTGATCGAGATTAACGGTCAGGGGATTGTTGATAGTCACGTTCTGATTGTTGAAAATGGGAATTTCTCCAGCAGCTTCTACCTTCCCACGGCTAAATGTACCTTGAAGATTTTCTACTAAGATGCTGTCAAAATTAAACAGCACTCTACCTGTTACATGTCTAAGAAGCCTACGTGGCAAAGCCTGGGCTGAAAAAGTAGCATTATTGATAGTGGCAATTCCGTCTACCTCAGGTTTTTGCAATGTTCCACGCACCTTAAGGTCTACTTCTCCTTCACCTTTCTCAAATGCCACTTGATTAGTCAACGAGTTTAACAGCGCCAATCCCTCATTTTCCAACTTCATATCTAAACTGATTTGCTCACTGTCTGGTGCCACTGAAGCAAAAGGCAATTTATAAGGTATGCTGCCAGTAATATCAACAGGTTTTGGCCCAGCAACTGCTACAGTACTACTAAAGTTTAAGCGTCCGTTGGCATAGCTGAAACTTGCTTTTGCTGACTCTATTTTGTTCTGATTTAGTTTTCCTTCTGTGATTTGCAATTCCCCTCTACTTTGAGGATTAGCAATGCTGCCTGCTAAAGCTGCTGTACCGTTAAGATTACCTGTGATTCCAACTGGCAGTTTGACAAAATTATTCAGTACTTGTACCGGAAAATTATTCACCCGCAGCTGACCAGATTGTTCATCACCACCAATGTTACCCGTGAAGGCAATCAGCCTGTTTTTAGATTCGAGCCGTAAAGGTCGCAAACTCAAAACACCGTTTTCAAAGTTGCCTTCAGCAATCACTTGGTCGGCAGTATAAAAACGATTCCGTTCTTCCTTCTTACCCCAGGCAAAGTTTTGTCCATTCAAATTAAAATCCACTGATAATCCATTGGCTGTAGCTGTATTTACAGCCACTTCCCCATTGAAAGTCCCCTTTAAGTCTGCCAAATCTGGTATTGGAGTGGAATCAAGTCGCTGTTGCTCCTGTTCTGCTACCAAAGCTTCAATTTCAGAAAACCGCTGAATTTGGGTTAATAAGGGCTGATTTTGCGCTCCTTGGGGGTTGGTAGTCAGATCCGCTGCTGTGCCGTAGATTGGTGCTGAACCACCTTGCAAATTTTGTAAATCATATACCTGTGCTATGGCTAGAACATCTTGGATCTCTCCCTGGTTGACGTTCAGTTTACCTTGTAGTTGAGGACCTTTAGGGGTTTGAGCAAAAGTACCGACAAGGGCGTAGCTACTTTTACCTTTAACAAATTCACTACTGGCGAGTGTGGCTTTACCGTTACCGTAGCGGAATTGAGCAGCTATTCGATCGCCTTTTACCCGGCCAATTTGCGGATTGGCGATCGCTAAATTCCCTGTTGCTGCCAATGTCTGCTGATTAAACAGCAAATCCCCAGTTAACAACCCAGCTATCTTACCAGCACCCAGGCGAGTAATTGGTGGTGGAGTCAAATTCAATATTTGTAAGGGGAAATTTGCGACTTTAAGCGCCCAATCATTCCCTTGAACATTACCTGTTGCTGATGCTTGCTGCCATTTTACTAAGAAGGATTTAGGGCGATTATTAGCATCTAAATTGAAGGCCAGGCGATCTCTATTTCCCACCAAGTTCAAATTTAAACCGCGTCCTTGTGCTGAATCGATGTTTCCAGTTAACAACGGCTCAAAAGCAATATCTTGAACAACCAAGTCTCGTAAATTAATTTGCCCCACTACATTTGGCAAGGGCAGCTTACCAGTTATTTGACCATTAAAATCTACTCTTCCCGCCACAGCAACCTGATTAGGAAGATTGATGGGTAACTGTTTTAAGTTGTAATTCTGGGCTTGGACGTTGAGATTTAGGGCAGTAATTTCCGGCATACCTGCTCCCTGAGCATTGGCTAATATGTTACCAGTAACATTTAAACCGGGAGCAGTTGCTCGTTCAATGGTAAGCCTTTCACCACTCCAAGCGATCGCAGCCCTCAGAGGTCGCTCAAGACCAGGGATACCTTGGGATAATTGCACCTGTCCAGCA from Nostoc sp. UHCC 0926 includes these protein-coding regions:
- a CDS encoding carbohydrate ABC transporter permease — encoded protein: MNQLTPKNWIFIKQRLTPYLFLLPALLLLGLTVFLPALQAFYLSFTRYEDIAQPPQWIGFANFFKLWKDAVFWKTLENTFLYLVGVVPILVIAPLVLAILVNQKLRGMNWFRAAYYTPVVISMVVAGIAWKWLYAENGLLNQLLKALGLFPEGIPWLTSPAKIFGIVPISLASVMAVTVWKGLGYYMVIYLAGLQSIPGDVYEAAAIDGSDGISKHWDITIPLMKPYLALVAVISAISATKVFEEVYIMTQGGPLSSSKTIVYYLYEQAFNNLEMSYACTIGLVLFLIILGLSILRLVINQQGDDNITI
- a CDS encoding translocation/assembly module TamB domain-containing protein encodes the protein MTKSPNQDIHFPSPIRKRLWLLVLSRGSIALGGLLLLGIVVGIWRLWTFVQTELTPLAQQSLTTTLNRPVKLGRVTQFSLTGVEFGASAIPATPTDPDRATVEVVEVGFDLLQLIFNHHLKLDVTLVNPDIYIQQDDQGRWLSTNIVSSGEGGAIKTDLDKLRFHNAKLALMPQNRGAEGHTTLGEAAPTTALSNQGGKGEYPTSNSARAKQQLSANKTQHLPVGFSQINGSAQLLANNQLIRFDVGGQADSGGSISIQGETRSKVLAGNFQLRAQDFLAEDITRLIKLPVSLQAGRANGDLLVRLTPGQRTLLFGSAAVQGVTLQIPKVPQLLSNTQGNLRFQGTELQLNNVNTNYGKIPLVATGIIDTQAGFKLAGRVNAVSLANAQETLKVKLPVPIAGQVQASLQITGSTKEPILSGSVATIQTARIDKVDFDSISSKFELVTSSSLITLKDIQGKAKVGGEITGAGTIQLGKTPRLDLNFAAKNVPGDAIAKVYQTTPTFQIGNVSATAQLIGAPTNVQTVVQFQAPNGTYPGTGEVAIAPNRTVSFRNVALNVSGGTVRATGSYANQRWQTVAVASGVKLEPFVDKSQLQNVSLAGAQFNGRLILSGSTAPFEIATIRTDGGGVQIGGGIVAVSNVQLQDQSFSAQLVANGVRLGQILKQSPPALNNPLAGTFQIAGNRDNFSLKTLRGSGEGSLAIGGGTVTAKNIQVANGVYQAQVQAKNVPVQQLATLPKQFQGALNGQFNVAGSVDPFKPQNIQASGQARVNVAGGTITASNIQVANGVYQAQVQAKNVPVQQLATVPKQFQGALNGQFNVAGSVDSFKLQTIQASGQARVNVAGGTITASNIQLANGVYRAQVQANNVPLQQLVAVPKQFQGALNGQLNVAGSVESFQPQTIQASGQGRLDVAGGTIAASNIQVANGRYQGVVNASGVELNRLNQQLRGQFGGQLQLAGTLGSSKLADVRAAGQVQLSQGIPGLERPLRAAIAWSGERLTIERATAPGLNVTGNILANAQGAGMPEITALNLNVQAQNYNLKQLPINLPNQVAVAGRVDFNGQITGKLPLPNVVGQINLRDLVVQDIAFEPLLTGNIDSAQGRGLNLNLVGNRDRLAFNLDANNRPKSFLVKWQQASATGNVQGNDWALKVANFPLQILNLTPPPITRLGAGKIAGLLTGDLLFNQQTLAATGNLAIANPQIGRVKGDRIAAQFRYGNGKATLASSEFVKGKSSYALVGTFAQTPKGPQLQGKLNVNQGEIQDVLAIAQVYDLQNLQGGSAPIYGTAADLTTNPQGAQNQPLLTQIQRFSEIEALVAEQEQQRLDSTPIPDLADLKGTFNGEVAVNTATANGLSVDFNLNGQNFAWGKKEERNRFYTADQVIAEGNFENGVLSLRPLRLESKNRLIAFTGNIGGDEQSGQLRVNNFPVQVLNNFVKLPVGITGNLNGTAALAGSIANPQSRGELQITEGKLNQNKIESAKASFSYANGRLNFSSTVAVAGPKPVDITGSIPYKLPFASVAPDSEQISLDMKLENEGLALLNSLTNQVAFEKGEGEVDLKVRGTLQKPEVDGIATINNATFSAQALPRRLLRHVTGRVLFNFDSILVENLQGTFSRGKVEAAGEIPIFNNQNVTINNPLTVNLDQLELKLKGLYQGGASGNLQITGSALNPIIGGKVNLFDGQVLLAESTDATSSANSSLGVSPTKANKQSIPEIGNTLAQTLPSGIARFNNLDLELGKNVQITRPPILSFRATGNLIVNGSINQPVPDGTIRLEQGGVNLFTTQFNLARGYTHTATFSPSHPRDPNLDIRLFAKVLDVIQSNDFSRINTTGLSALESVRVEATINGLASKLNENLELTSSPSRSQTEIVALLGGGFVDTQGRGDSTLGLINIAGSAVFNNFQSAFNQIGSTFGLSELRIFPTIISDNPEAGRSSSTLELAGEAGVDISSKISVSSIKILTTSDPFQWGVNYRINNEFRVRASTNLTDDSRAVVEYQTRF